From Desmodus rotundus isolate HL8 chromosome 12, HLdesRot8A.1, whole genome shotgun sequence, one genomic window encodes:
- the H1-4 gene encoding histone H1.4 — MSETAPAAPAAPAPAEKAPVKKKARKAAGATKRKASGPPVSELITKAVAASKERSGVSLAALKKALAAAGYDVDKNNSRIKLGLKSLVSKGTLVQTKGTGASGSFKLNKKAASGEAKPKAKKAGAAKPKKAAGAAKKPKKAAGSATPKKSAKKTPKKAKKPAAAAGPKKAKSPKKAKAAKPKKAPKSPAKAKAVKPKAAKPKAAKPKAAKPKKAAKKK, encoded by the coding sequence ATGTCCGAGACTGCGCCTGCCGCGCCCGCTGCCCCGGCCCCCGCCGAGAAGGCGCCGGTGAAGAAGAAGGCCCGTAAGGCTGCCGGTGCCACTAAGCGCAAGGCGTCCGGGCCGCCAGTGTCCGAGCTCATCACCAAGGCCGTGGCTGCCTCCAAGGAGCGCAGTGGCGTGTCGCTGGCCGCGCTTAAGAAGGCGCTGGCGGCCGCGGGCTACGACGTGGACAAGAACAACAGCCGCATCAAGCTGGGCCTCAAGAGCCTGGTCAGCAAGGGCACCCTGGTGCAGACCAAGGGCACCGGCGCCTCGGGCTCCTTCAAGCTCAACAAGAAGGCGGCCTCCGGGGAGGCCAAGCCCAAGGCCAAGAAGGCGGGCGCGGCCAAGCCCAAGAAGGCTGCTGGGGCGGCCAAGAAACCCAAGAAGGCCGCGGGGTCGGCCACCCCCAAGAAGAGCGCCAAGAAGACCCCGAAGAAGGCGAAGAAGCCGGCGGCAGCGGCTGGGCCTAAAAAGGCGAAGAGTCCGAAAAAAGCGAAAGCAGCCAAGCCCAAGAAGGCGCCCAAGAGCCCAGCGAAGGCCAAAGCCGTGAAACCCAAGGCGGCTAAACCAAAGGCCGCTAAGCCTAAGGCAGCCAAGCCAAAGAAGGCGgccaagaagaagtag
- the H1-6 gene encoding histone H1t: protein MSETAPVDQAEPGPAFMGKPAVKRRGKKQKDVTGGSRKTPSLSVSKLITEALLVSPQRASMSLVALKKTLAAAGYDVNKNNSRIKLVLKSLVRKGTLVQTKGSGASGSFKLSKKAAAQLTKVKKPASNKTKKLVLSRESKSPKSTKAKKTSQKPRATAAQKAARGVWKAAGAKGKPQRKSPAKARAGRPAGRATLTQQKANPRKAAPKK, encoded by the coding sequence ATGTCTGAGACTGCGCCCGTGGACCAGGCTGAACCCGGTCCAGCTTTTATGGGGAAGCCAGCAGTCAAAAGGCGAGGGAAGAAGCAGAAGGATGTGACAGGTGGGAGTCGTAAGACTCCCAGTCTGTCTGTGTCCAAGCTCATCACTGAGGCCTTGTTGGTTTCACCGCAGCGAGCCAGCATGTCGTTAGTCGCTCTGAAGAAGACGCTAGCGGCTGCGGGCTATGACGTGAACAAGAACAACAGCCGCATCAAGTTGGTACTGAAGAGTCTGGTGAGGAAGGGCACTCTCGTGCAGACCAAGGGTAGTGGTGCTTCTGGTTCCTTTAAGTTAAGCAAGAAAGCAGCTGCCCAGCTAACCAAGGTCAAGAAGCCCGCTTCCAATAAGACCAAGAAACTGGTGTTGTCCAGGGAGTCCAAATCTCCAAAGAGCACTAAGGCCAAGAAGACATCCCAGAAGCCAAGAGCGACAGCAGCTCAGAAAGCTGCCCGAGGCGTCTGGAAGGCTGCAGGAGCCAAGGGCAAGCCCCAGCGTAAGAGCCCTGCCAAGGCCAGGGCGGGCAGGCCCGCCGGGAGGGCCACGTTGACCCAGCAGAAGGCAAATCCCAGGAAGGCAGCACCTAAGAAGTGA
- the LOC112313657 gene encoding histone H2B type 1-M — protein sequence MPEPTKSAPAPKKGSKKAVTKAQKKDGKKRKRSRKESYSVYVYKVLKQVHPDTGISSKAMGIMNSFVNDIFERIAGEASRLAHYNKRSTITSREIQTAVRLLLPGELAKHAVSEGTKAVTKYTSSK from the coding sequence ATGCCTGAGCCCACCAAGTCCGCGCCCGCGCCGAAGAAGGGCTCCAAGAAGGCCGTGACCAAGGCGCAGAAGAAGGACGGCAAGAAGCGCAAGCGCAGCCGCAAGGAGAGCTACTCGGTGTACGTGTACAAGGTGCTCAAGCAGGTGCACCCGGACACGGGCATCTCGTCCAAGGCCATGGGCATCATGAACTCCTTCGTCAATGACATCTTCGAGCGCATCGCGGGCGAGGCGTCGCGCCTGGCGCATTACAATAAGCGCTCGACCATCACGTCGCGGGAGATCCAGACGGCCGTGCGCCTGCTGCTGCCCGGGGAGCTGGCCAAGCACGCCGTGTCCGAGGGCACCAAGGCCGTCACCAAGTACACCAGCTCCAAGTAG
- the LOC112313676 gene encoding histone H4: protein MSGRGKGGKGLGKGGAKRHRKVLRDNIQGITKPAIRRLARRGGVKRISGLIYEETRGVLKVFLENVIRDAVTYTEHAKRKTVTAMDVVYALKRQGRTLYGFGG, encoded by the coding sequence ATGTCTGGTCGTGGTAAGGGTGGGAAAGGTCTTGGTAAGGGAGGTGCTAAGCGCCACCGCAAGGTGCTGCGCGACAACATCCAGGGCATCACCAAGCCCGCCATCCGGCGTCTGGCCCGCCGCGGCGGCGTCAAGCGCATTTCCGGGCTCATCTACGAGGAGACCCGCGGGGTACTCAAGGTTTTCCTGGAGAATGTGATCCGGGATGCTGTTACCTACACGGAGCACGCCAAGCGCAAGACGGTCACGGCCATGGACGTGGTCTACGCGCTCAAGCGCCAGGGCCGTACCCTCTACGGTTTTGGTGGTTGA
- the LOC112313938 gene encoding histone H2A type 1: MSGRGKQGGKARAKAKSRSSRAGLQFPVGRVHRLLRKGNYAERVGAGAPVYLAAVLEYLTAEILELAGNAARDNKKTRIIPRHLQLAIRNDEELNKLLGKVTIAQGGVLPNIQAVLLPKKTESHHKAKGK; this comes from the coding sequence atGTCGGGACGTGGAAAGCAGGGCGGCAAGGCGCGCGCCAAGGCGAAGTCTCGTTCCTCGAGAGCGGGCCTGCAATTCCCCGTGGGCCGCGTGCACCGCCTGCTCCGCAAGGGCAACTACGCCGAGCGCGTGGGCGCCGGCGCGCCCGTGTACCTGGCGGCCGTGCTGGAGTACCTGACGGCCGAGATCCTGGAGCTGGCGGGCAACGCGGCGCGCGACAACAAGAAGACACGCATCATCCCGCGCCACCTGCAGCTGGCCATCCGCAACGACGAGGAGCTCAACAAGCTGCTGGGCAAAGTGACCATCGCGCAGGGCGGCGTCCTGCCCAACATCCAGGCCGTGCTGCTTCCCAAGAAGACCGAGAGCCACCACAAGGCCAAGGGCAAGTGA
- the LOC112313644 gene encoding histone H2B type 1-C/E/F/G/I, with amino-acid sequence MPEPAKSAPAPKKGSKKAVTKAQKKDGKKRKRSRKESYSVYVYKVLKQVHPDTGISSKAMGIMNSFVNDIFERIAGEASRLAHYNKRSTITSREIQTAVRLLLPGELAKHAVSEGTKAVTKYTSSK; translated from the coding sequence ATGCCGGAGCCAGCTAAATCCGCGCCCGCCCCGAAGAAGGGCTCCAAGAAGGCCGTGACCAAGGCACAGAAGAAGGACGGCAAGAAGCGCAAGCGCAGCCGCAAGGAGAGCTACTCGGTGTACGTGTACAAGGTGCTCAAGCAGGTGCACCCGGACACGGGCATCTCGTCCAAGGCCATGGGCATCATGAACTCGTTCGTGAACGACATCTTCGAGCGCATCGCGGGCGAGGCGTCGCGCCTGGCGCATTACAACAAGCGCTCGACCATCACGTCGCGGGAGATCCAGACGGCCGTGCGCCTGCTGCTGCCCGGGGAGCTGGCCAAGCACGCCGTGTCCGAGGGCACCAAGGCCGTCACCAAGTACACCAGCTCCAAGTAG